A stretch of Candidatus Dormiibacterota bacterium DNA encodes these proteins:
- a CDS encoding TMEM175 family protein has protein sequence MSGTRLEAFSDGVIAILITIMVLELKVPHGTDGQALRPLIPVFLTYVLSFIFLGIYWNNHHHMLQATGRVNGAILWANLHLLFWLSLIPFGTGWMGENHAAPLPTALYGVLLLMAAIAYTILQTTIIAQQGPDSKLHEAVGGDLKGKISIVLYVTAIPLAFVKSWIAIGLYVVVVLMWLVPDRRIESRINR, from the coding sequence ATGTCCGGGACCCGCCTCGAAGCGTTCAGCGACGGCGTGATCGCGATCCTGATCACGATCATGGTGCTCGAGCTGAAGGTCCCGCACGGGACCGACGGGCAGGCGCTGCGTCCTCTGATCCCGGTGTTCCTGACCTACGTCCTCAGCTTCATCTTCCTGGGGATCTATTGGAACAACCATCACCACATGCTGCAGGCGACCGGGCGCGTCAACGGCGCCATCCTCTGGGCCAACCTTCACCTCTTGTTCTGGCTGTCGCTGATCCCGTTCGGGACGGGCTGGATGGGAGAGAACCACGCGGCGCCCCTCCCCACCGCGCTCTACGGTGTCCTGCTTCTGATGGCCGCCATCGCCTACACCATCCTGCAAACGACCATCATCGCCCAGCAGGGCCCGGACTCGAAGCTGCACGAAGCGGTGGGCGGCGACCTCAAGGGGAAGATCTCGATCGTGTTGTACGTGACGGCGATCCCCTTGGCCTTCGTCAAGTCCTGGATCGCCATCGGGCTCTACGTCGTCGTCGTTCTCATGTGGCTCGTGCCGGACCGGCGGATCGAGTCCAGGATCAATCGCTGA